A window from uncultured Desulfobacter sp. encodes these proteins:
- a CDS encoding tetratricopeptide repeat protein, translating into MKPCSQIILVILIILSTCTGCANKDEKKAAHIKKGNEYFDAKEYKKAEIEFRNAVQIDNKDTSVLLKLGDTFMKTGQLKSAFALYSNVEKLDPENIEVLVKLSKFYFLNQKFSETQARIDKILEKEPKNLDALFLKGQVLFKKKQITTAQVVFEKILEIKNGHSGALHAMAAIKAGEKKFGEAEAFLIRAVESTEHTTTDRIVLAQFYIQRRQLDKAEEQLNLSAAEHPENAAHQILLGNFYQKIKNFQEAEAAYRKAVEIQPNTPRPMVILAGFYNVTDQQDKALELYRKAVALDPENSNTQIILARFLYREKKIDEAEALVSSILEKRPNLPDARILKSEILIYQKKYQEALSILIGLEKEEPEGHRVQYFKGLCYIGLGESNQAAAAVAKAVGLKPDYIKARLLLSEIYFREQSYDLAINQATAIIKLNPENYRAYQIRGNAYTTLRKIKEAENDYKKMIEIESDNPAGYYRLAYIKSALKQYDQADPLLEKAWSLNNKLIDVFKLRIANAVHQKNFDTAHALCVKQINIFKNDKKLTALVHNTCATVFLAQKDIKQAESELLKAVELAPDYLSPYGTLAKIYLTQKNIEGAKKQYLTMTQKNDKLAQPHMLLAVLLEAENKFGEAEIHYRKALEIDPNYIAAANNLSFFLAERTDKFNEALTLAKTAKARYPEDPSIMDTLGFAYYKKGLYGNAVAEFLDALEKQPDNPMLHYHLGLAYSGKGEKVQALKELSTALELNDNFPGANKAKKMIEEINSD; encoded by the coding sequence ATGAAACCCTGTTCCCAAATTATATTAGTTATTCTTATTATATTGAGTACTTGTACAGGATGTGCAAATAAGGACGAAAAAAAAGCCGCCCACATAAAAAAAGGTAACGAATACTTTGATGCAAAAGAGTATAAAAAGGCTGAAATAGAATTTAGGAATGCGGTTCAGATCGATAATAAAGATACATCCGTGCTTTTGAAATTGGGTGACACATTCATGAAAACAGGCCAGTTAAAATCGGCCTTTGCACTCTATTCAAATGTGGAAAAACTTGACCCGGAAAATATTGAAGTCTTGGTTAAACTTTCGAAATTTTATTTCCTAAATCAAAAATTCTCGGAAACTCAAGCCAGAATCGACAAAATTTTGGAAAAAGAGCCCAAAAATCTTGACGCACTCTTTCTAAAAGGGCAGGTCCTGTTCAAAAAGAAGCAGATTACAACGGCCCAGGTGGTTTTTGAAAAAATTCTTGAAATAAAGAACGGTCATTCGGGGGCATTGCATGCCATGGCCGCAATAAAAGCCGGCGAAAAAAAATTCGGCGAGGCTGAAGCTTTTTTGATCAGAGCTGTTGAATCAACCGAACACACAACAACAGACAGGATTGTTCTGGCGCAGTTTTATATCCAGAGAAGACAATTGGATAAAGCGGAGGAACAATTAAATCTATCGGCGGCAGAGCATCCTGAAAATGCAGCGCACCAGATTCTTCTGGGGAACTTTTATCAGAAAATAAAAAATTTCCAAGAAGCAGAAGCTGCATATAGAAAGGCGGTTGAGATCCAACCGAATACCCCCCGGCCTATGGTTATTCTCGCCGGATTCTATAACGTGACGGACCAACAGGATAAGGCTCTTGAATTGTACAGGAAAGCAGTTGCCCTTGATCCTGAAAACAGCAATACACAGATTATTTTGGCACGATTTCTATACAGGGAGAAAAAAATAGATGAAGCCGAGGCCCTGGTCTCCAGCATTCTCGAAAAACGGCCCAACTTGCCGGATGCCAGAATATTGAAAAGCGAAATTTTGATTTATCAAAAAAAGTATCAGGAGGCGCTTAGTATCCTTATTGGCCTTGAAAAGGAAGAACCAGAGGGTCACAGGGTTCAATATTTTAAGGGCCTTTGTTATATCGGATTAGGAGAGTCGAATCAAGCGGCAGCTGCCGTTGCAAAGGCGGTGGGATTGAAACCTGATTATATTAAAGCAAGACTGCTGCTGTCTGAGATCTATTTTCGCGAGCAGTCTTATGATCTTGCCATCAATCAGGCTACTGCGATAATTAAACTCAATCCTGAAAACTACCGGGCCTATCAGATCCGAGGGAACGCCTATACGACCCTGAGAAAAATTAAGGAAGCTGAAAATGATTATAAAAAAATGATCGAAATTGAGTCTGACAATCCAGCAGGATATTATCGGCTCGCCTACATAAAATCGGCTCTGAAGCAATATGACCAAGCAGACCCTCTGCTGGAAAAAGCTTGGTCCTTGAATAATAAACTCATTGACGTGTTTAAATTGAGAATCGCCAATGCCGTGCATCAAAAAAACTTTGATACTGCTCATGCCTTGTGTGTTAAGCAAATAAATATATTCAAGAACGATAAAAAGTTAACAGCGCTTGTACATAATACCTGTGCAACTGTTTTCTTGGCCCAGAAGGACATAAAACAAGCGGAGTCAGAATTGTTGAAAGCCGTTGAACTTGCCCCGGATTATCTAAGCCCATATGGAACCTTGGCGAAAATATACCTGACCCAGAAAAACATTGAAGGGGCAAAGAAACAATATCTGACCATGACTCAAAAAAATGATAAGCTGGCACAACCTCATATGCTGCTGGCAGTGCTTCTTGAAGCGGAAAACAAATTTGGGGAAGCAGAAATTCATTATCGCAAAGCTCTTGAAATTGATCCTAACTATATAGCAGCTGCCAACAACCTGTCATTTTTCCTGGCAGAGCGGACAGATAAGTTTAACGAAGCTTTGACTCTGGCAAAAACAGCTAAGGCACGTTATCCCGAAGATCCAAGCATCATGGATACTCTGGGATTTGCATATTACAAAAAAGGGTTGTATGGAAATGCCGTTGCCGAATTCCTGGACGCCTTGGAAAAACAACCAGACAATCCCATGCTCCATTATCACTTAGGTTTGGCCTATTCCGGAAAAGGGGAAAAAGTGCAGGCACTAAAAGAACTGTCCACGGCTCTGGAACTGAATGATAATTTCCCTGGGGCCAACAAGGCAAAAAAAATGATAGAAGAAATAAATTCTGATTAA
- a CDS encoding nucleotide disphospho-sugar-binding domain-containing protein: MNIIDCHTLFLPFTHTISHLSRPLEIAKQMLDFGGRISFAGESCKTKFIAQEGFHVYPLFEVDPDLLFGNIRNRKIKFISDSIIEKMIRADLSLFDKIKPDLVVSDGRFSVMISAQIAGIRHASVVNGSSTAYRAIPYLPFIKQKAFDEFPPKGLIPKLLNPVNLKIEMLMFDNIMCIFKTLSRKYGLHQKVTATNCLCGTDLTLIADIPEFFPTLNLPSDYHYIGPITWKAPLSESFPPWWPPKKQNKTLIYLTMGTTGESGLFQSIYNVLKNMDDVIIVITTGSQSNEIISVPDKVYVTDFMDGDAIMELCDMVICHGGNGTIYQAMAHGIPVIGIPTIPDQDFNMRRVQALGVGKKISMGDALEMPEKIRAAVNTLRDGKIDLSSSFQRIRTRLSSMKGSKLGAEKIKDLILQIV; the protein is encoded by the coding sequence ATGAATATCATTGATTGCCATACACTGTTTTTACCATTTACCCATACCATTTCTCATCTGAGCAGACCTCTTGAAATTGCAAAACAGATGCTTGACTTTGGGGGGCGCATATCTTTTGCCGGGGAGAGCTGTAAAACCAAATTTATTGCACAGGAAGGCTTTCATGTTTACCCCTTGTTTGAAGTGGATCCAGACTTGCTTTTTGGAAACATCAGAAACCGTAAAATCAAATTTATTTCCGACTCAATTATAGAAAAAATGATTCGGGCGGATCTTTCTCTTTTTGATAAGATAAAACCGGATTTGGTGGTTAGCGATGGACGGTTTTCTGTTATGATTTCAGCCCAGATTGCGGGAATTAGACATGCAAGTGTTGTAAACGGATCATCCACTGCATACCGTGCTATTCCATATTTGCCATTTATCAAGCAAAAAGCCTTTGACGAATTTCCCCCAAAAGGCTTGATTCCTAAGCTGCTTAACCCTGTTAACCTGAAAATAGAAATGCTTATGTTTGACAATATCATGTGCATATTCAAAACATTATCCAGAAAATACGGATTACATCAAAAGGTTACGGCCACCAATTGTCTTTGTGGCACAGATCTTACCCTTATCGCGGATATCCCGGAATTTTTTCCTACACTTAACCTGCCTTCCGACTACCACTATATAGGCCCTATCACATGGAAGGCTCCTTTGTCCGAAAGCTTTCCGCCATGGTGGCCACCGAAAAAACAAAATAAAACACTTATCTATCTTACCATGGGGACCACTGGCGAATCGGGCTTGTTTCAAAGTATTTACAATGTACTTAAAAACATGGACGATGTTATAATAGTTATTACCACGGGCAGTCAATCCAATGAAATTATTTCAGTACCGGATAAAGTATATGTAACTGATTTTATGGATGGTGACGCCATTATGGAGCTTTGCGATATGGTTATCTGCCACGGCGGCAATGGTACCATATATCAGGCTATGGCTCATGGAATTCCTGTCATTGGAATTCCGACTATTCCTGATCAAGATTTCAATATGAGACGGGTTCAGGCTCTTGGGGTCGGCAAAAAAATATCCATGGGGGATGCCCTTGAAATGCCTGAAAAAATAAGAGCGGCCGTAAATACTTTGAGAGACGGCAAAATTGATTTGTCATCTTCATTTCAAAGAATAAGAACACGGCTTTCAAGTATGAAAGGTTCAAAACTGGGCGCCGAAAAGATAAAAGATTTAATACTTCAGATTGTTTAA
- a CDS encoding YdcF family protein: MSESLFFWMSKLIWMFLRPDFLLVAFAVMGMVLWGIGIERKAKWMLSCVVLAMSVITVCPLGTILLVPLEHRFPTNPDLPQKVDGIIMLGGAENNSLAQMWNQPEINDAAERYIEFVRLVKAYPEAVHLFTGGAGSPMHQKWKDANTARQIFMDMGLDTSAIIFEDRSRNTYENGLFSKSLVHPEPGQTWVLVTTAAHIPRAVGVFNRLNWPVIPYPVDHATRPDRKIRLGINFSGHLDRLVTAMTEWTGLAAYYITGKTNALFPSAISGR; encoded by the coding sequence ATGTCAGAGTCATTATTTTTCTGGATGTCCAAGCTGATCTGGATGTTCCTCCGCCCGGATTTTCTTTTGGTTGCGTTTGCCGTAATGGGGATGGTATTGTGGGGTATAGGCATTGAGAGGAAAGCCAAATGGATGCTCTCCTGTGTGGTTCTGGCGATGAGCGTAATTACTGTTTGCCCTCTGGGAACTATTCTTCTGGTGCCGCTGGAACACAGATTTCCCACAAATCCAGATTTGCCCCAAAAAGTGGACGGTATTATCATGCTTGGCGGGGCTGAAAATAATTCTTTAGCCCAAATGTGGAACCAGCCAGAGATAAACGATGCAGCAGAACGGTATATCGAATTTGTTCGTCTTGTCAAAGCATATCCCGAGGCGGTGCATCTTTTTACGGGCGGTGCCGGAAGCCCTATGCACCAAAAATGGAAAGATGCAAATACGGCCCGGCAGATTTTTATGGATATGGGCCTGGATACCTCCGCCATTATATTTGAGGACCGATCCCGAAATACATATGAAAACGGGTTATTTTCAAAATCATTGGTACACCCTGAACCAGGCCAGACCTGGGTGCTGGTAACCACGGCCGCGCACATACCCCGGGCTGTCGGGGTGTTCAACCGACTAAACTGGCCCGTAATTCCCTATCCAGTTGACCACGCCACCCGGCCTGACAGGAAGATAAGGTTAGGTATTAATTTTTCAGGACATCTGGATAGGCTGGTCACGGCGATGACAGAATGGACTGGTCTTGCAGCTTATTATATCACAGGCAAAACAAACGCCCTGTTTCCATCCGCGATATCCGGCCGGTAA
- a CDS encoding ATP-binding cassette domain-containing protein, producing the protein MIDVQNLTKYYGDFCAVDDISLTIEPGQILGLLGPNGAGKTTTLRMLTGFFTPTSGTIRINDLKMPEDTLKIKSMIGYLPESAPLYHNMLVYDYLDYVARLKGLDDPKLKLSRFKELARLCGLSNIMAKPIGNLSKGLRQRVGLAHAMMSDPDILILDEPTSGLDPNQIAEIRDIIKSIGREKTIIFSTHILSEAEATCDRIAIINKGKKVADAGTEQLKQNARHRSVVRLTLQNAEITEALDYLKAFDATLDITVANTPPSEGISFELCCREDKDIRQDLYLSIKKTDWVITELARQSQALEEIFHELTREGA; encoded by the coding sequence TTGATTGATGTTCAGAATCTGACCAAGTATTACGGTGATTTCTGTGCGGTTGACGACATCAGCCTCACCATTGAACCCGGCCAAATACTTGGCCTCCTCGGTCCCAACGGGGCAGGCAAAACCACCACCTTGCGAATGCTCACAGGATTTTTTACCCCCACATCCGGCACCATCAGGATCAATGACCTTAAAATGCCGGAAGACACCCTGAAAATTAAATCCATGATCGGCTATCTGCCGGAATCCGCGCCCTTATACCACAATATGCTGGTGTATGATTACCTGGATTATGTGGCACGGCTCAAAGGGCTGGATGATCCCAAACTTAAACTCTCCCGATTTAAAGAATTGGCCAGACTGTGCGGGCTCTCCAATATCATGGCCAAACCCATCGGCAACCTGTCCAAGGGGTTGCGCCAGCGGGTGGGACTGGCCCATGCCATGATGTCCGACCCGGATATCCTGATCCTTGACGAACCCACCTCGGGCCTTGACCCCAACCAGATCGCAGAGATCCGCGACATCATCAAAAGCATCGGCAGGGAAAAGACCATTATCTTTTCCACCCACATTCTTTCCGAGGCCGAAGCCACCTGTGATCGCATCGCCATCATCAACAAGGGCAAAAAAGTAGCCGACGCCGGCACCGAACAGTTAAAGCAAAATGCCCGGCACCGCAGCGTGGTCCGCTTGACCTTGCAAAATGCCGAAATAACCGAAGCCCTTGACTATCTTAAAGCCTTTGATGCAACCCTTGACATCACCGTGGCGAACACCCCGCCAAGCGAAGGCATAAGCTTTGAGCTATGCTGCAGAGAAGACAAGGACATCCGCCAGGATCTTTACCTCTCCATTAAAAAAACCGACTGGGTTATCACCGAGCTTGCCAGACAATCCCAAGCCCTTGAGGAAATATTCCACGAACTGACACGGGAGGGCGCTTAA
- a CDS encoding tetratricopeptide repeat protein, whose protein sequence is MKRKKIAITFTGFLIAALLAGGLVVGLLIWEYATPRITCEIEGDHAFERGDYTDALQYWLKAKDRSGQPSRLYAKMGTVYLKLSNLERAETCFKKALEYNAKDADTQQQLIRIALVRGDTSTAEHLLPKRYIDSDADPNLLMLSGDLAMLQSKFKTAESAYKKAAGILPDRIRPKLKLAICFQEQNKTVEAEKLVTSCRTQGIKIPMDIMLAADYYVLSGNDTRAEKYFLMAVNSDPGNLEFKTRLCLFYRLNGMIKQAVAYMEELSIEHPENTRFKMMLADFYLTLEKMADAEKLLKELSQTNKNVSGYNLLMGKFWLFKGRYSHAVSYLKAALDKDYGLVSAHYLLGVAYFAGGQGKLAEKAFIHALMLDPDNGESIFAMAALHYERGDYALADQYADRFLSIDSSSARVWKLKGLCALNLKNPSGAIESLSKSWHLGGGASSLFFLGQAFEVQGMVHEAQAAYSQVLEYVPVMYPALYAYARLASNQKQVQRALKKIDELESYDINPAIYYAGAKICFDLKDYTRCQTYINNAIAEKKTPGPFFILQAELFKKIGQDGGVEKILNECTTTQPQFIEGWLQLSAHYVEKQRIADAAQVLERALKYFPDHPEIKGNLAWLLLEQKKDFDRALDLARTAYDKMPGEAWLMDTLGWAYYHKQIYSQAEWMLTQAEESAPQNGMIQYHQGMVLYGRGKLSQAKTKLESALGSLALDSQQRNEAESLLAGLEGKKSPKDIGETMMFNPETILSPDLDVEIPMATDDSEDILKPDWSKMGSF, encoded by the coding sequence ATGAAGCGCAAAAAAATAGCGATTACCTTCACAGGCTTTTTGATTGCTGCGTTGCTTGCAGGAGGCCTTGTGGTTGGACTTTTGATCTGGGAGTATGCAACCCCTCGGATTACCTGTGAAATCGAGGGAGACCACGCTTTTGAACGAGGTGATTATACGGATGCACTTCAATATTGGTTAAAAGCGAAGGACCGGTCCGGGCAGCCCAGCCGCTTATATGCGAAAATGGGAACCGTTTATTTAAAATTATCCAACTTGGAACGGGCTGAAACATGCTTTAAAAAGGCCCTGGAATACAATGCCAAAGACGCTGATACCCAACAGCAACTTATTCGAATAGCTTTAGTTCGTGGAGATACATCAACGGCGGAGCACTTATTGCCAAAACGTTATATAGATTCTGACGCGGACCCCAATCTTCTGATGCTTTCCGGCGATCTTGCCATGCTCCAGTCGAAGTTCAAAACGGCGGAATCGGCCTATAAGAAGGCTGCCGGAATTTTACCCGATCGGATTCGCCCCAAACTCAAATTAGCCATCTGTTTTCAGGAACAAAATAAGACCGTTGAAGCAGAAAAGTTAGTCACCTCTTGCCGAACCCAAGGCATTAAAATCCCCATGGATATTATGCTTGCGGCAGATTACTATGTCCTTTCCGGAAATGATACCAGGGCGGAAAAATATTTCCTTATGGCAGTGAATTCAGATCCTGGAAACCTTGAATTTAAAACCCGACTTTGCCTGTTTTATCGCCTTAACGGTATGATAAAACAGGCTGTTGCGTATATGGAGGAGCTCTCAATTGAGCATCCAGAAAATACCCGATTCAAAATGATGCTGGCCGATTTTTATCTTACCCTTGAAAAAATGGCTGATGCAGAAAAGCTGTTGAAAGAACTATCCCAGACAAATAAGAATGTGTCGGGGTATAATTTGCTGATGGGAAAATTCTGGCTATTCAAAGGCCGGTATTCCCATGCCGTCTCATATCTAAAAGCGGCACTGGACAAAGACTATGGCCTTGTGTCGGCCCATTATCTTCTCGGCGTTGCCTATTTTGCCGGTGGCCAGGGTAAACTGGCTGAAAAAGCATTTATCCACGCGCTGATGCTTGACCCTGACAACGGAGAGTCCATATTTGCCATGGCTGCACTTCATTATGAACGGGGGGATTACGCCCTGGCAGATCAGTATGCAGATCGGTTTCTGAGCATAGATTCGTCCAGTGCCCGGGTCTGGAAGCTCAAGGGGTTGTGCGCCCTTAACCTTAAGAATCCTTCCGGGGCAATAGAGTCTTTATCCAAATCTTGGCACTTGGGAGGTGGCGCGTCATCCCTCTTTTTTTTAGGACAAGCATTCGAAGTCCAAGGCATGGTGCATGAGGCCCAGGCAGCATACAGCCAAGTGCTTGAATATGTGCCCGTCATGTATCCGGCCTTATATGCCTATGCCCGACTCGCTTCAAATCAGAAACAGGTACAGAGGGCACTAAAAAAGATAGATGAACTGGAGAGTTATGACATTAATCCGGCGATTTATTATGCCGGTGCTAAAATATGTTTTGATTTAAAAGACTATACCCGATGTCAAACATATATCAACAACGCCATAGCAGAAAAAAAAACGCCAGGCCCATTTTTTATTTTACAGGCAGAGCTTTTTAAAAAGATCGGGCAGGATGGCGGTGTTGAAAAAATCTTGAATGAATGCACGACCACGCAACCGCAGTTTATTGAGGGGTGGCTTCAACTGTCAGCACATTATGTAGAAAAGCAGCGGATCGCGGATGCTGCACAGGTGCTTGAGCGTGCGCTTAAATATTTTCCGGATCACCCTGAGATTAAGGGAAATCTGGCGTGGCTGTTGTTGGAACAAAAGAAAGATTTCGATCGCGCCCTTGATCTGGCAAGGACCGCCTATGACAAGATGCCGGGGGAAGCCTGGCTAATGGATACCCTGGGGTGGGCTTATTACCATAAACAAATTTATTCACAGGCGGAATGGATGCTGACTCAGGCTGAAGAATCGGCGCCCCAAAACGGTATGATCCAATATCACCAAGGCATGGTGCTGTACGGCCGGGGGAAACTTTCCCAAGCCAAAACAAAACTGGAATCGGCCCTGGGAAGTTTAGCTCTTGATTCGCAACAAAGAAATGAGGCTGAAAGCTTGCTCGCAGGATTGGAAGGAAAAAAAAGTCCAAAAGATATAGGTGAGACGATGATGTTTAACCCCGAAACGATCCTTTCGCCAGATTTAGATGTTGAAATACCCATGGCAACAGACGATAGCGAGGACATCTTAAAACCGGACTGGAGTAAAATGGGTTCATTTTAA
- a CDS encoding Uma2 family endonuclease, with protein MIPQPQDKNKMTPAEYLAIQRSSVDIKHEFFDGEMFAMVGAKINHIRINANLTGELRNQFKGSKSPCEVLPNDMRVKIENGYVYPDIVISCGDAEFEDDEFDTLTNPVVIMEILSDSTEAFDRGKKFAYYRAIPTLQEYVLVSQDEYHVEQFLRRDNGKWEYCSYKGIDKILSIESVNCELPLSEIYWGV; from the coding sequence ATGATTCCACAGCCCCAGGACAAAAATAAAATGACGCCGGCTGAATACCTTGCTATACAAAGGAGTTCTGTAGATATCAAGCATGAATTTTTTGACGGTGAAATGTTTGCCATGGTCGGCGCTAAAATAAACCATATCCGTATCAATGCAAATCTTACAGGAGAATTAAGAAATCAATTTAAAGGCAGTAAGTCGCCTTGTGAAGTGCTCCCCAATGACATGCGGGTAAAAATCGAAAATGGCTATGTTTACCCTGATATAGTGATTTCTTGCGGTGATGCAGAATTTGAAGATGATGAATTTGATACGCTGACAAATCCGGTTGTCATCATGGAAATTCTTTCAGATTCAACAGAAGCTTTTGATCGAGGGAAAAAATTTGCATATTACCGGGCAATCCCAACGCTTCAAGAGTACGTTCTGGTTTCTCAAGACGAATATCATGTTGAACAATTTTTACGCCGTGATAACGGCAAATGGGAATATTGTTCTTATAAAGGGATAGATAAAATTCTAAGCATAGAATCTGTGAATTGTGAATTGCCGTTATCCGAGATTTATTGGGGTGTTTAA
- a CDS encoding PEP-CTERM sorting domain-containing protein: MKKIFNLMILLLVFAVTAPAVHAFPTIQVGDNELYYTNRETVFRDYGDGNGYVELDYRNLASAPTLLAGDIFIGTLKVQEIVGDTSSWFQGRTDQLTGIFAMEITNVTEDVTGLGGDFSVVLELGAASANTFTTLENETFSTGLSGDEVMKFYAHDSVVWQDDGSIKQDFEAQISTSEWMTLGMVEDTDYLTTHITPQGTSLDQFIGKSYLGLSVMEFWNAGVTFGDLVDPEVGETVDFYANSELEGHDDFIEENDGDSTTTGKSPWVFESNDPAYLNATVPEPGTFLLFGAGLLGCSAFVRRKRS; encoded by the coding sequence ATGAAAAAAATTTTTAATTTAATGATTTTATTATTGGTTTTTGCAGTGACTGCTCCTGCGGTCCACGCATTTCCAACCATTCAGGTTGGTGATAATGAACTATATTATACCAACAGAGAAACTGTGTTCAGAGATTATGGCGATGGAAACGGCTATGTAGAGTTGGATTATCGTAACTTGGCCAGTGCCCCTACGTTGCTGGCAGGCGATATATTTATTGGCACGCTCAAGGTTCAGGAGATAGTCGGTGATACCTCATCTTGGTTCCAGGGCCGTACTGACCAGCTTACCGGCATTTTTGCCATGGAGATCACAAACGTCACTGAGGACGTTACGGGTTTAGGCGGGGATTTCTCCGTTGTACTTGAGTTGGGTGCGGCCTCTGCCAATACCTTCACGACTTTAGAGAATGAAACATTCTCAACTGGACTGTCAGGGGATGAAGTCATGAAGTTTTATGCCCATGACTCCGTAGTGTGGCAAGACGACGGCTCTATCAAACAGGATTTTGAAGCCCAAATTTCCACCAGCGAGTGGATGACCCTTGGGATGGTTGAAGATACTGATTATCTTACCACGCATATCACACCTCAGGGAACCTCTCTTGATCAATTCATTGGGAAATCTTATCTTGGCTTGTCTGTAATGGAGTTTTGGAATGCTGGCGTTACTTTCGGAGACCTTGTTGACCCGGAAGTCGGAGAAACTGTTGACTTCTACGCAAACAGCGAACTTGAAGGTCATGATGACTTTATAGAAGAGAATGACGGCGACTCAACTACAACCGGGAAATCTCCCTGGGTATTTGAAAGTAATGATCCTGCTTACTTGAACGCCACTGTTCCAGAACCCGGAACCTTCCTGCTGTTCGGTGCTGGACTGCTTGGTTGCTCAGCTTTTGTTAGAAGAAAAAGAAGCTAA
- a CDS encoding IS4 family transposase: protein MTRISISKKQIQSLNFDKFQHPLVRSLSQEPELQSRGDRPLKMTFEDQINALVYFHLQEHKSARHLMQDLKENIFARENIAPDGGISRSSFSEAVNHRGLEQLQFVFEDLYKQAVGCLPKEHAELGDLVSIDGSLINAVLSMHWANYRKGSKKAKMHCGFDINHGIPNKIFLTEGNGGECPFVPKILSKGQTGVMDRGYQSHQDFDMLQEQEKHFVCRIKAKTIRTVIEKHEINSGSYIFYDALVKLGTPNQNQTKNSVRVVGYKIAGVKYYVATDRHELTAEQIATVYKLRWTIEDFFKWWKEHLKVYHLIARSEYGLMVQILSGLITYLLLAIYCRNEFNEKVAIKRVRQLRTAILNDLIGHNKDGSHGLSRDNIVKDQKFIFTEQAKT from the coding sequence ATGACGCGCATTTCAATCTCAAAAAAACAAATACAGTCCCTGAATTTTGACAAGTTTCAGCACCCTCTGGTAAGGTCGCTTTCACAAGAGCCGGAACTACAATCTCGAGGAGATCGCCCTTTAAAAATGACATTCGAAGACCAAATCAATGCTTTGGTTTATTTTCATCTCCAGGAACACAAATCAGCCCGGCATTTAATGCAAGATCTTAAAGAGAACATTTTTGCCAGAGAAAACATTGCTCCGGACGGGGGAATCAGTCGTAGCAGTTTTAGTGAAGCAGTAAATCACCGGGGACTTGAACAACTGCAATTTGTCTTCGAGGACCTTTATAAGCAGGCTGTAGGGTGTCTACCCAAGGAGCACGCAGAACTTGGAGACTTGGTCTCCATTGACGGTAGCCTTATCAATGCTGTCCTTTCAATGCACTGGGCAAACTACAGGAAAGGAAGCAAAAAAGCCAAAATGCATTGCGGGTTTGACATTAATCACGGCATCCCCAACAAAATTTTTCTGACGGAAGGAAACGGTGGAGAATGTCCTTTTGTCCCAAAGATTCTGTCCAAGGGACAAACAGGCGTTATGGATCGTGGCTATCAATCACATCAAGATTTCGACATGCTCCAAGAACAAGAAAAACATTTTGTTTGCCGTATAAAGGCCAAGACCATCAGAACCGTAATTGAAAAGCATGAGATCAATTCCGGTAGTTACATTTTTTATGATGCACTGGTCAAGCTTGGTACTCCTAATCAAAATCAGACGAAGAATTCCGTTCGGGTTGTTGGGTATAAAATTGCCGGGGTCAAATATTATGTGGCAACTGACAGGCATGAGTTGACGGCAGAACAAATCGCAACCGTTTATAAACTCCGGTGGACCATTGAAGATTTTTTCAAATGGTGGAAAGAACACCTGAAGGTTTATCATCTCATTGCCCGCAGTGAATACGGCCTCATGGTTCAAATTCTTAGCGGCCTTATTACTTACTTGCTGCTGGCAATCTACTGCCGCAACGAGTTTAATGAGAAGGTTGCTATTAAAAGAGTTCGGCAGTTACGAACTGCCATCTTGAATGACCTAATCGGGCACAACAAGGATGGTTCGCATGGGTTAAGCAGGGACAATATTGTCAAAGATCAAAAATTTATATTTACCGAGCAAGCAAAAACCTAA